A window of Hordeum vulgare subsp. vulgare chromosome 5H, MorexV3_pseudomolecules_assembly, whole genome shotgun sequence genomic DNA:
CTATCGCCTAGAGCTTAGACGCACTTAAGCGTTTGCTTAGGCGGGCCTTTTTTAACTATGATATCTAGGCCTCCTTATGCAcatactccttccgttcctaaatgctccctccgtctcaaaataagtgactaaaaaATGATTCagttttgtactaactttagtacaaagtatagtcacttttgagtcacttattttgggacggagagagtatAAGATATGTGAGCTTATCTCTATTTTCTTAGTTTTGTATGCATCTAGACGCGTTTTAGTGTGTATATTCACTCAGTTTTAATCCTTATGTAGTCCATATTGCAATATCTAAAACATTTTAtaattagaaacggagggagtactagtttcCGTAATTGGTGGCTTTGATCAAAGGCAGATGTATTTTAGAGAGTGTGGTGATTGCTCATGAAATTCCATCAACTCTAAACATGAACAAGGTTTAGTTCTTACACTATACTATGATAAAGCGTATGATAAAGTCGATTTGGATTTCCCAATTGAAGTCTGGCTGACTCTGAGAGGCTTTAGTCCCAAATCGATCTTCTGGACCCAGTCTTTAGTCAGAGGTGGCTGTGTTGGAGTCAagcttagagcaagtacaatagagctgagtcagctggctataaggaataaactaacatatttttgtttagttagatgaaagagaagaggagagagaaggtaagcaggctcttagctaagagccagctctagcacgtgctcctaggcattttgtgagtatgaaaggtggaTCATATAATAAAGAAGTATTACACTTTTACAATGAAttattgtacatgttggctataaggtgagctatagatgacatggcaatggcttatagccagcagctggctatactattgtacttgctcttagtaaATTGTGAGGCTAAGTTCTTTTTGACTGGCGAGGAGATCCCTTGTCCCCACTTGTATTTAGTCTAGCACAGTAGTAGATGTGTTTACCAGGATGTTAGGAAAGTTGCTGCAGCTGGCTTAAATAAAGCGTTTTTCACTTATTTAACTGCTGGAGAAATTATTAGTCCGCAATATGCAGATGCCACTCCCTTGTTTGTAGAGAAAAATGCTAGGACTGCCATTAATCTGAAGTGGGTCCTTGCATGCTTTGAACAATTGTCTAGAAGATTGGTAAAGGTAACATGATTATGTTTTGGGAGGATTGGTGGTTTATCAATGCCCCTTTGGCCATCCAGCTCTGGGACTTGTATTACATTGTCAATGAGGTTAATAAAACTATACAGGGTCTCTCGGATGGCTGCCAAGTCAAATGCACTTTTTGTATTATGCAAAAAATGACGGGACCTAGAATCTACTCcctttgtaaactaatataagagcgtttagattactaaagtagtgttttaaatgctcttatattagtttacgatgGGAGTACTTGTTAGAGCATTAACTTTTCATCGGATGAGAATGCGTTTATTTGGCAGTCTGGATCAATGAGTGTTTACACTCTACCTCTACAAAATTGTTGATTTCAGAGGAGGCACACATGCCTACCTTCCTGTTTTTTAAAACTGAAAGTCTCTCCTAAACTTCATGTGTTCCTGTGGTTGTTTTCTGAGAATAAAATTATGACTATAAACAACTTGAGTAAGAGGCATATGAAGAAGCCACCTGAGTGTCTTTTCTGTAAAGAACTGGAATCGGTGTGTCACCTGTCCTCTGAATGTGTGGTTGCCAAAGTAATCTGGAACGATTTTACTGATTTCTTTGGTATAATAACTGTTTCCAGTACACACCTGTAGCTAATTTGTGGTTTAATCTTAATCTCTAGCTCTGGCTATTAACTCGGTTTTCACTTATCTTATATTCGTAAATAGCTAGAACCCACTATCCAATTTTCCTCTTCATGCAACAATGTCACATCATCAAGTTATGCATGTAGCCATAAGTTATTTTGTTATTAATCTCTTCATACAAAACATACCTGAAATTTTTTCTAGGTAATTAAGCGACATTTTTATAATGGTTTTTACATTAACATTAGTTTTTTTTAACATTTATCCATATATATTTTGTAACAAGTTTTTCGCAGCAACGTGCGGGGCATCATCTAGTATTATGTAGTGATTGATGTTTTGACAAAGATCGTTGGATCAGTGTTAATAATGTGTGGCGATCATCTTTTGATAGTGGAATCTGATGCATTTTTTAGATTGTATAAAAGGTTGTGCAAAAAATTCATAGTATGTTTCTTAAGAGAATAGAGGTCGCAGCACATGGACGAGTCACTGAAGGTCTGGAATGCTTTAGAGAATATCTGATAAACATCCAACGCCGGCCATTAGGTTTGACGCTGATGACTCAACCCGGGAGATTCACACAAATAAGAACAGTGAAATTCCCATCAGTTTGTTGCACCTGCGTCAGAGTAACATCTAAGCTGCTGTACAAACTCGTCGATGTATCTCTCATGCCGCTCTCTATCGGCTACCACCTCCTGCATCTTCGCTGCGCCTGCCAAGAAGCCGCTCCTGGCCTCTCCCTCAACCATGACGGCCCGGACCGCCGCCGCGACGCCATGGCGGTCGAACGAGCCGTCGTCCTCGTCCCTCGCCACCTGAAGCCCCACCGTCTTCGCCTCCATTTGCCGCGCGTTGGGCCCTTGGTCGCCGAAGATGGGCAGCATGACGAGCGGGTGCCCGAACAGGAGGCCCTCGATCAGCGAGCTCCGGCCGCAGTGCGTCAGGAACCCGCCCACGGCCGCGTGCGCCAGGATGCTCATCTGCGGAACCCACTCCGTGGtcaccaccccctggccacgcgtgCGCTCTTGGAAACCAGGAGGGAGGATGTCGGCGTTGAGGACGGCGGCGCCGGCGCCGCTGGGCTTCCTGAGAGCCCAGAGGAAGCCTATCCCGGAGAGCTCCAGCCCGAGGGCCAGCTCGCGCACCTGCTCCACGCGCAGCGGCACCTCGCTCCCCATCGCCACGTACACCACCGAGCCGGGAGGTTGCGCGTTCAGCCAGTGCACGGTGGCATGCTCTGCCCCGTTGGCGGCGGCACGGCGGGCTGCGTAGGCTGACGGCGGCAGAAGGCCGAGGGGAACCACCGGCTTGCCGAGGATCGTCGCCGCCAGCGGGAACGACTCGGGCTCCCACTCGACGCAGCTCCGGATGGCCACGACCGTGCACCTCTCCTTCGTCAACAACAGGCGCTCCATGATGGACATGCCCGACACGCCATGGTGGCTGTAAATCGGCTCCCTCCCCTCTCGTTCGTAACGGGGAGGTCCGCTATGCTCCGACGGCTGGCTGTGACTGAGCACGGTGGCGATCAGAGCAGCGGTCGGGGGGAGCATCGCGCACGGCACACGGTgctcgagggcggcggcggcggcccagTGGTGGAAGGTGTCGGCGACTACCCAGTGAGGCCTCGTGGCCTCGCCGACGCAGGCGGCGGCCAGGAACCCCGCGAAGGGCGCGGCGAGGCCGTCGAAGGCCTTCCAGTGGAGCTCCCGCTGGTGTGCCGGGACGTCGTTGGTGGACTCGGCGCCGTCGGGGAGGCCGTCCACGCGCGGCAGCGGGAGCGCGACGAGCTCCACGCGCGGCGCCGGCGGCGGGAGGCGCGCGAGGTTGCGCGGCGTGGAGACGTAGGACACGCGGTGGCCCCGGGAGGCGAGCCGCTCGGCGAGCTCCAGGCACGGGAGCAGGTGGCCCAGCGCGAGCCACGGGACGATCACGATGCgcagcggcgaggaggaggacccgGCGCTGTCCATGGCGGGGATCAGGGGCTAGATTGCTCGTCCACTTGGACTGTGCTCTGTTCGTGTTCAGTGCTCTGCTCACGCCATGGACTGGGCGGAATGAGATTTGTTGGCTGGTCCGTTTTTGGTGGGTAGTGTCGACGTTTACTTTCCACGCGCGGCCGTGGTAGTCAAGTAGGACTCTTCTACTCCCAAAATGCTACATCCACgtcatactccctctgtcctaTTTCCttggttcctaaatataagtctttttacaaATTTAATTAGAAGACTATATATAAAACAAAATGAGTAAATTGAGAttaaaaatatatctatatacatccgtatgtagtcttttaatgaaacctctaaaaataCTTACATTTAGAAACATAGAAAGCACTTCAGTAACATTTTTAACATAACATTTTTATATTAACATaacattgaaaatattttttatattacgAGACTGAAGGAGACTTACCTTTTTTTCTCGGGACCTTCTATATGTTACTCTTTGCGACAAATTATGGACCGAACGGAAGACCCCAGTTCCCAAAGACCTGCTATTACCAGTTGAGCTAACATACCTATCTGAATATTGCATTGCGCGAAATAGTTAAGAACCAAAACCTCCGAAGATCCGAGTATTCTTTaaatttctttttttcatttgttttAAAAGAAAGGGAATGTTTTATGAAACACTAACACCTTTTAATTTGTGAATTAAATTTAAATAACAAAATATTTTCGAAAACGTGACCATTTTTGAGAATTCTTTTTTTTAACTCTGAGAAACATTAATACGCAAACACTTTTCaaaacaagaacattttctgaaattccAATTTTTTGGAAAAcacgaacaaattttgaaactctGGAACAAAATTTGGAAACAATATTGTTTTCCAAAAcgggaacattttctgaaattccAAACTAAAATTCGGAAAGCaaattttttttgtgaaaaaatagAGCTTTTTTTAACTACGGAACAAAAAATGGAAACACTAACATTTattgaaaattgaaaataatttttgaaacgggaacattttttaaaactccCAAACAAAATTTTAAAACATAAACAACTCTAACTAGAACGGTTTTTGAATCTTCTGAACAAAATTCGGAAATATGGAAATTCTTTAAAAGTAGCGAACTAGTTTATGAAACGAAATTACTTATGGAAATCCACATTTTTTCGGAAAAAGTTGTGAAAATATGAACAGAAAATTAGAAAATAATAGGTACaaaaaaggaaagagaaaaaaaaggaaaaaaatcgaAATACTAGTAAGAAATGgtttggatttttttggaatgttCCCAGAACTATAAAAACCAGGTTGGAACCTTTCAAAATGTTCCCAAACTCGGATTTGATGTACTCGTTCGCTTCTTAGATGGGCTACCCCAGTTCCCTGGCTTGCTTGATCGGTTCTGTGCGAACGGTCGTCTACTTAGCGCAAAATGCGTCAAATAGGAATAGCCCTTTCGTCCCTTAACCAATCACGGCAATCCCGGTTATTTCGGTTTCTACTAACCGGCGCCTGCAGCAGCGTTAGCTGGGCTCGGCCCATCCttcttcctttttccttttttcgttcagAGTGCTTAAAAGAATACTGCATGCACACGATTCGAACCGCAACTTCCTAGCCACCAGAACGCTGCGCTAACTCAGCCATATGCCTTTCGTGTTACTTCTAGCTTTTCATTACTTGTCTTCTTTCTTATCATTTGTTTTTTGGAAACGGTTtcgtttccttttttttgttctttttctaGTTTCTTAAAAAGGTTTTCGTttgattttccttttttttatttaaatgagtgaactttttcttcaaatttaTGTACTTTTTTAaagtcgatgaagtttttttgagacATACAAGGGACACGTCCAGTCACTGACCGGACGCGTCTCCGGACGTTTAGAGGGTTATATTTGCTATGTTCgactgtagatgattttatattaTTTCAATGACTGGGGTTGGAGGTACCTCGAGGCCATCCTCGTGCACACGGTGGAGCGCGGCGAGCACTGTGTCGTCGAGCAGCTATGGCCCGAGAAAACCGAGGAAAGGGAGTGCTTGCGCAATGGCGACAGTGTCTGCTCACGTCGGCGGCAAGCACCACGGTATCAGCCTCACGGACCGACGTGCTCACTCTTGCAAGGTGTCGATATATCATATGACAAgtactttgtgattccatcgtttTGGATGTAACCCATCACCCATGGTTGGCTCCTTCTTAGAGCATCTTTAGCAGACCCGTATAAATGATCAAACCCGTATTTTTTTTTGCGTTTTATAGTTTTGCTCGCAAAAAGTATGCAGAACAAAAACCATAAAAGTTGTCCAACCCGTAATTTTTTTGCGTTTTACAGTTTTAGTCGCAAAAAGTATGCAGAACAAAAATCATAAAAGTGGTCCAACTGGTAAATTTTTTAAGGGGTGCGGTAAAGCCACACCCGAAACCCTTATTTTTTAAGTTGGAAGGCCGATTCTAAGGGGCTCTGTATACCGGTCAAACCACGTCGGAGCAAACATGTCGTCGCGGAGTTTGCCAGAATTCGTTCTAAATTTGTCGAAATTCATCAACGCGCGTTAGAAAAGGACGCTTGACGCCGCAATCGATCGCCAACGTtttgaactggatgagctcgaccTTGCCATGGCCTCCCATGACCTCAGCCTGTCCGCCAGAATCCTCCCAACGCGGCAGGCAAAGGGCACGGCTCGGCCGATGCGGTTGGCAACAGAGCAAGACGCTGACAACGGAGGCGACGGGGCATGACCGGCGGACGACAAGGCGTGGCCGGCGAGGCTGGGCACGGCCGGCGGCGTCCTGGGGCGTGGCCGCGGCCAACGGGCAACGAGGCGCGGTCGACGGGGTTGGACGCGGCCGGTTGGAGGAAGGGGCGGCGGTCATCAGACCGGAGGAAGGAGCTCTTTACCGCAGTTTTACAGTTTCTGTTTAGGCGTAGCTAAAATTAACTTTAAAATACTTTTTTTAATCCGTATTCCAGTTTGTGTTTTTATAGGGTATGCTCTTAGTAATGGGTAATTCTGGGAATTACATTCTGCTGCATGTTGTGTCCTAtacattgtac
This region includes:
- the LOC123452923 gene encoding UDP-glycosyltransferase 91D2-like, which gives rise to MDSAGSSSSPLRIVIVPWLALGHLLPCLELAERLASRGHRVSYVSTPRNLARLPPPAPRVELVALPLPRVDGLPDGAESTNDVPAHQRELHWKAFDGLAAPFAGFLAAACVGEATRPHWVVADTFHHWAAAAALEHRVPCAMLPPTAALIATVLSHSQPSEHSGPPRYEREGREPIYSHHGVSGMSIMERLLLTKERCTVVAIRSCVEWEPESFPLAATILGKPVVPLGLLPPSAYAARRAAANGAEHATVHWLNAQPPGSVVYVAMGSEVPLRVEQVRELALGLELSGIGFLWALRKPSGAGAAVLNADILPPGFQERTRGQGVVTTEWVPQMSILAHAAVGGFLTHCGRSSLIEGLLFGHPLVMLPIFGDQGPNARQMEAKTVGLQVARDEDDGSFDRHGVAAAVRAVMVEGEARSGFLAGAAKMQEVVADRERHERYIDEFVQQLRCYSDAGATN